One genomic window of Acidovorax radicis includes the following:
- the gmhB gene encoding D-glycero-beta-D-manno-heptose 1,7-bisphosphate 7-phosphatase, translating into MKLAILDRDGTLNLMGGDYITCADEWIPVPGALEAVARLNHAGWHVVVATNQPGLGRGLFDVMALNAIHAKMHRHLAAVGGRIDAVFYCPHAADEDCGCRKPAPGLLEQICDRYGVERPDVHVVGNCVAHVQAGEALGAQVHLVCTGESAHLTPGGPLPAGVAPGTRVHASLGDFVDQLLPVLPVLQSGSPLVTPVATSSAPLPLPGQGIFSA; encoded by the coding sequence ATGAAACTTGCCATCCTTGACCGCGACGGCACCCTCAACCTGATGGGGGGGGACTACATCACCTGCGCCGACGAGTGGATCCCCGTGCCCGGCGCGCTTGAAGCCGTGGCCCGGCTGAACCACGCGGGCTGGCATGTGGTGGTGGCCACCAACCAGCCCGGGCTGGGTCGTGGCCTGTTTGACGTGATGGCGCTCAATGCCATTCACGCCAAGATGCACCGGCACCTCGCCGCTGTGGGGGGGCGCATCGATGCGGTGTTTTATTGCCCCCATGCGGCCGACGAAGACTGCGGGTGCCGCAAGCCAGCGCCCGGCTTGCTGGAACAGATCTGCGACCGATATGGCGTCGAGCGCCCCGATGTACACGTGGTGGGCAACTGCGTGGCCCATGTGCAGGCGGGTGAGGCGTTGGGTGCGCAGGTGCATCTGGTGTGCACGGGGGAGTCGGCCCACCTGACGCCGGGTGGGCCGTTGCCAGCCGGGGTGGCACCGGGCACGCGCGTGCACGCCAGCCTTGGTGATTTTGTGGACCAACTGCTGCCAGTGTTGCCGGTGCTGCAAAGCGGCTCGCCTTTGGTGACGCCCGTCGCTACATCCTCCGCGCCCTTACCATTGCCAGGGCAGGGTATCTTTTCTGCTTGA